From the genome of Adhaeribacter pallidiroseus:
TTGCATTTGCTCTTGCTGGCTGCCGGTTAAGGTGTGCGCGGCCAGGTAAGTATCTATTTCTTCGGGCGTAATGGCCACGTTAGCCACGCTGCTGTTCGGGTACAACGTAGCGGATTCCATATTGGCCCGGATGGCTTTCTGGTAGTGTTCCTGGGCATCACCGGTTTCCCAGCCCCGCAGGGCAGCTTCGGCCCGCAAAAATTCTACTTCGGAGTAACTCAAAATAATGGTAGGCGCCGAAAAGTTGGCGATGGTGGCGGTATTAGGTTCAGAGTAATCGCGTAGTAATTCGTTCTTCCAGCCCGGGATAGCGGTAGCAATGGTGTTGGGATCGTAGCCATTGGGTAAGGCTTTTTGCTTATCGGCGGCGGTAGTGGTGGAGATTATCTGGCCTTGCTTGGCATCAATATTTCCTTCCCACAAGGTCATGTAAAAGGGTATGCGCGGGTCCTGGTTGGCTTGCAGTAAATCCAGAAAAGTTTTACCCATTTTCACCAAACCTAAACCTTGGTTTCCTTCCGGTAAGCTTTCTCTTTTTAACTCCCGAGCATCCCAGTTCCAAGTATTTTCGTTGGCCGAAATATGCGCCAGTTTCGCAATATCGGCGTTACTTTGCATTACGCCGCCCGCAATGGCTTTTTGTACCCAGGTTTGGGCCAAAGTAGGATCCACCTTGGTAAGGCGCATGCCTAAGCGCAGCATTAAAGAATAACCAAACGCTTTCCACTTCGGTACGCTGCCGGCGTAAATTACATCGGCGGCGCCAAAAGAAGCTTTAGCGGCATCCATCTGGTTTAAAGCCGTTTCTAAATCCTGCAGCATCATGGGATAAATTTCCGATTGTTTGTCGTAAGCGGGTTTGTAAATGCCTTCGGGGGCGCCGCTTGCTTCGCGGTAAGGTACATCGCCGTAAGCATCGGTAACCCGGTGCAGCGCATACACTTTCCAGATTTTAGCAATGGCATTCTGGTTGATTAAATCCGGATTGCCTTCGGTTTCCTTAATCACAATCATTAACTCCCGCAAATGCGAGGTATACACCGTTTCGAAAAAGTTACCGGTTTGGGAGTTTACAATGCCTTTTTCGCCGTACCAGAAGTTTTGCAGCGTGGCGTGGTACTGCATAATGCCCGACGCGTATTTAATATTAGTCCGGTTGCGGTCGGTGGTGCCGGTACCCACGGTGCGAATGATGCTGTTAGTGAACAAAGGCTCAATGGCCGGCTCCGTGAACGAGTTTGGGTTCACGTTCATTTCCTCAAAATCCTTATCGCAGGCCGTTAAGAAGCAGGCTGCAGCCAGGCAGGTTTTTACGGCAAAAGCAGAAAATTTATATCTTATAGAAGTCATGATTTTTCAAAAATTTAAAAAATGGAAGAAAATTACCGATCCGGTGTTACAACCGCACACTTAAGTTAATGCCGTAGGTGCGGGTAGCAGGCAAACCAAAGTTTTCCAGGCCTTGGGCATTGCCGCTGCTGTAATTCGATTCCGGATCAATGTTTTTGGTAGTGCGGTACAAGATCAGCAGGTTCCGGCCCACGAAGGAGATATTCGCCGATTGGAAAGGGGTTTTCGCCAGCAACGTGGAAGGCAGCGTGTAGCCAATGTTAATGGAACGCAGTTTAATAAAATCGGCTTTCTCCACAAATTCGCTGGTAATGGTGTTCCAGAGGCCTTTGTAGTAGGTTTCGGCGGGTACTACTTTCGTAAACGCTTCTCCTTTTTCGTTCACGCCGTTTACCGTTACGCCGGTTTCGCGCACGTTATTTTCGACGGTGCGTTTATCTAAACCAAACTGGGTACCGTATGCGCTGGTAGCGGAGTAAATACTACCCCCCAGCGGCTATCGAGCAAGAAACCGGCGGTAAAATTTTTAAAAGTAAAATCGTTGTTTAAGCCTACGGCCAAGGGCGGCACGCCTTTCCCTAAAGGAACCACGGGGCCGGCAATGGGTAAACCGTTCGAGCTGTTGTAAATAATCTGGCCGCTGGCATTCCGGGAATACGTGCTGCCGGCAATCTGGCCGAAAGGCTGGCCCTGGTAATGCGTGATCCAGCCGTTTTCGGTGCGGGTAGTAGCGCCGGGCAAACGCAAGCTGGTTAAACCTAACTCGGGAGCAATGCTGATTACTTCGTTTTTATTGTAAGCCGTATTTAAGGTTACGTTCCACGACAACCCGTTTTCGGAAGTTACCGGCGAGCCGGTTAACATTAATTCTATGCCCCGGTTTTTCATTTTACCCACGTTTAATGCCACCGCCGTGTACCCACTGGATTGCGGTAAAGTCGCGTTTACAATGTCGTTGGTGGTGGTGCGATCGTACAGCGTAATATCTACCCCCAGCCGATTATTGAAAATTTTAGTTTCTAAACCTAGTTCCGTAGTGGTGGAAGTATAAGGGGTAAGCAGTGTGGGTAAAGTAGGGCTGGTTACGTTCATTAAGGTTTGGCCTAAATGCTGCTGCGACTGCGCCGAAAACGTTTGGGTAATGGCGTAAGCCGTAGGAGCGCCGCCCCCTACCTGGGCCCACGAAGTTCTTACTTTGGCGTAATCG
Proteins encoded in this window:
- a CDS encoding SusD/RagB family nutrient-binding outer membrane lipoprotein, which codes for MTSIRYKFSAFAVKTCLAAACFLTACDKDFEEMNVNPNSFTEPAIEPLFTNSIIRTVGTGTTDRNRTNIKYASGIMQYHATLQNFWYGEKGIVNSQTGNFFETVYTSHLRELMIVIKETEGNPDLINQNAIAKIWKVYALHRVTDAYGDVPYREASGAPEGIYKPAYDKQSEIYPMMLQDLETALNQMDAAKASFGAADVIYAGSVPKWKAFGYSLMLRLGMRLTKVDPTLAQTWVQKAIAGGVMQSNADIAKLAHISANENTWNWDARELKRESLPEGNQGLGLVKMGKTFLDLLQANQDPRIPFYMTLWEGNIDAKQGQIISTTTAADKQKALPNGYDPNTIATAIPGWKNELLRDYSEPNTATIANFSAPTIILSYSEVEFLRAEAALRGWETGDAQEHYQKAIRANMESATLYPNSSVANVAITPEEIDTYLAAHTLTGSQQEQMQQIHTQFYLAHYMYLDFFEAWSNWRRTGVPALQPINYPLNATGGAPVRRLMYSFEEKSLNAASVENAIKNQGPDLYTTRVWWDKE